A window from Triticum aestivum cultivar Chinese Spring chromosome 6D, IWGSC CS RefSeq v2.1, whole genome shotgun sequence encodes these proteins:
- the LOC123143648 gene encoding BURP domain-containing protein 4 isoform X2, whose translation MLCTGTPIIDIPINSIFPGQIMEQAGLCFLCFAFLLLLSCGESSEEKGNGASAYAVHWDPDHTYSEQNGFDVSAYAVHWDPDYPHSEQNGFGASAYAVHWDPDHPHSEQNGFGVGAYVVHWDPDHRHSASAVPEAVAKHHQIKVQTGMLFLKKNLHVGTVLPEGTKFARAGAPKPVDFISTLLESKNLPSILARFKIPHGSMKAKQVADTLESCGKLVEMEEPHMCFTSHEAMTRFSTKALGLSGARSAITRIHGHETPNSMYTIAQIAQLSNNVVPCHPMDFPYEVFYCHRPKEVQALRVQLKGLKDGMPRVTATAMYHMNTSDWDEQYFELLGGERGESICHYMPTNYIMFY comes from the exons ATGTTGTGCACTGGGACCCCGATCATCGACATTCCG ATCAACTCTATTTTTCCTGGACAAATCATGGAACAAGCTGGACTGTGCTTTCTCTGTTTTGCCTTCTTGCTCCTCCTTAGTTGTGGTGAATCTTCGG AAGAGAAAGGTAATGGTGCAAGTGCATATGCTGTGCACTGGGACCCTGATCATACATATTCTG AACAAAACGGTTTTGATGTGAGTGCATATGCTGTGCACTGGGATCCCGATTATCCACATTCCG AACAAAACGGTTTTGGTGCGAGTGCATATGCTGTGCACTGGGACCCCGATCATCCACATTCTG AACAAAACGGTTTTGGTGTGGGTGCATATGTTGTGCACTGGGACCCCGATCATCGACATTCCG CTTCTGCTGTTCCTGAAGCAGTGGCAAAACATCATCAGATAAAAGTTCAAACTGGCATGTTGTTCCTGAAGAAGAATCTGCATGTTGGCACTGTACTTCCGGAAGGAACCAAGTTTGCCCGAGCCGGTGCACCAAAGCCTGTCGATTTCATCTCAACTCTGTTGGAGTCGAAGAACTTGCCAAGCATTCTTGCGCGGTTCAAGATACCTCACGGCTCGATGAAGGCGAAGCAGGTAGCTGACACCCTTGAGTCATGCGGCAAACTGGTTGAAATGGAGGAGCCTCACATGTGCTTCACATCTCATGAAGCAATGACAAGGTTTTCCACCAAAGCATTAGGACTGAGCGGCGCACGCTCAGCCATTACAAGGATTCATGGGCATGAGACCCCCAACTCCATGTACACTATTGCACAGATCGCCCAACTGAGCAACAATGTGGTGCCATGCCACCCTATGGATTTTCCATATGAGGTTTTCTACTGCCATCGGCCGAAAGAGGTGCAGGCTTTGAGGGTGCAACTCAAGGGCTTGAAAGATGGAATGCCGCGCGTGACGGCAACAGCCATGTACCACATGAACACATCTGATTGGGACGAGCAGTACTTTGAGCTTTTGGGCGGAGAGCGTGGCGAAAGCATTTGCCACTACATGCCAACAAACTACATCATGTTCTATTAG
- the LOC123143648 gene encoding BURP domain-containing protein 4 isoform X1, protein MLCTGIPIIHIPNKTVLVRVHMLCTGTPIIHILNKTVLVWVHMLCTGTPIIDIPINSIFPGQIMEQAGLCFLCFAFLLLLSCGESSEEKGNGASAYAVHWDPDHTYSEQNGFDVSAYAVHWDPDYPHSEQNGFGASAYAVHWDPDHPHSEQNGFGVGAYVVHWDPDHRHSASAVPEAVAKHHQIKVQTGMLFLKKNLHVGTVLPEGTKFARAGAPKPVDFISTLLESKNLPSILARFKIPHGSMKAKQVADTLESCGKLVEMEEPHMCFTSHEAMTRFSTKALGLSGARSAITRIHGHETPNSMYTIAQIAQLSNNVVPCHPMDFPYEVFYCHRPKEVQALRVQLKGLKDGMPRVTATAMYHMNTSDWDEQYFELLGGERGESICHYMPTNYIMFY, encoded by the exons ATGCTGTGCACTGGGATCCCGATTATCCACATTCCG aACAAAACGGTTTTGGTGCGAGTGCATATGCTGTGCACTGGGACCCCGATCATCCACATTCTG AACAAAACGGTTTTGGTGTGGGTGCATATGTTGTGCACTGGGACCCCGATCATCGACATTCCG ATCAACTCTATTTTTCCTGGACAAATCATGGAACAAGCTGGACTGTGCTTTCTCTGTTTTGCCTTCTTGCTCCTCCTTAGTTGTGGTGAATCTTCGG AAGAGAAAGGTAATGGTGCAAGTGCATATGCTGTGCACTGGGACCCTGATCATACATATTCTG AACAAAACGGTTTTGATGTGAGTGCATATGCTGTGCACTGGGATCCCGATTATCCACATTCCG AACAAAACGGTTTTGGTGCGAGTGCATATGCTGTGCACTGGGACCCCGATCATCCACATTCTG AACAAAACGGTTTTGGTGTGGGTGCATATGTTGTGCACTGGGACCCCGATCATCGACATTCCG CTTCTGCTGTTCCTGAAGCAGTGGCAAAACATCATCAGATAAAAGTTCAAACTGGCATGTTGTTCCTGAAGAAGAATCTGCATGTTGGCACTGTACTTCCGGAAGGAACCAAGTTTGCCCGAGCCGGTGCACCAAAGCCTGTCGATTTCATCTCAACTCTGTTGGAGTCGAAGAACTTGCCAAGCATTCTTGCGCGGTTCAAGATACCTCACGGCTCGATGAAGGCGAAGCAGGTAGCTGACACCCTTGAGTCATGCGGCAAACTGGTTGAAATGGAGGAGCCTCACATGTGCTTCACATCTCATGAAGCAATGACAAGGTTTTCCACCAAAGCATTAGGACTGAGCGGCGCACGCTCAGCCATTACAAGGATTCATGGGCATGAGACCCCCAACTCCATGTACACTATTGCACAGATCGCCCAACTGAGCAACAATGTGGTGCCATGCCACCCTATGGATTTTCCATATGAGGTTTTCTACTGCCATCGGCCGAAAGAGGTGCAGGCTTTGAGGGTGCAACTCAAGGGCTTGAAAGATGGAATGCCGCGCGTGACGGCAACAGCCATGTACCACATGAACACATCTGATTGGGACGAGCAGTACTTTGAGCTTTTGGGCGGAGAGCGTGGCGAAAGCATTTGCCACTACATGCCAACAAACTACATCATGTTCTATTAG